From Acidobacteriota bacterium, a single genomic window includes:
- the lolA gene encoding outer membrane lipoprotein chaperone LolA, giving the protein MLLPFLLAAASVAALQVAPSATDLAAALQTKYAAVTDFSASFVHKYRGGVLKKEALERGTVLIKKPGRMRWTYESPERKVFVADGRRIYSYIPEDRQVIISEVPSEDEATTPALFLTGKGNLTRDFVVSIPDVADPTPNTYTLKFTPRRREAEYDWMVLVVDRTTLQIRTLVTVDAQGGQSTFVFSNIRQNAGIPDSQFQFAVPRGVDVVYRTP; this is encoded by the coding sequence ATGCTCCTCCCCTTCCTGCTCGCGGCCGCCTCGGTGGCCGCACTGCAGGTTGCGCCATCGGCCACCGATCTCGCCGCGGCCCTGCAGACAAAATACGCCGCGGTGACGGACTTTTCGGCCAGCTTCGTCCACAAGTACCGCGGGGGTGTGCTGAAGAAGGAAGCCCTCGAACGCGGCACAGTACTCATCAAGAAACCGGGCCGCATGCGGTGGACCTACGAGAGCCCCGAACGAAAGGTGTTCGTGGCGGACGGGCGCCGGATCTACTCGTACATTCCCGAGGACCGGCAGGTCATCATCAGCGAGGTCCCTTCAGAGGACGAAGCGACGACACCGGCGTTGTTCCTCACCGGCAAAGGCAACCTGACACGCGACTTCGTGGTCTCGATTCCCGATGTCGCCGATCCCACGCCCAACACGTACACGCTGAAGTTCACACCCCGGCGCCGCGAGGCGGAGTACGACTGGATGGTCCTCGTGGTCGACCGAACCACGCTCCAGATCCGCACGCTGGTGACGGTCGACGCGCAGGGCGGTCAGTCGACGTTTGTCTTCTCGAACATCCGTCAGAATGCCGGAATTCCCGACTCGCAGTTCCAGTTCGCCGTCCCGCGCGGTGTGGACGTTGTCTACCGGACACCGTAG
- the mpl gene encoding UDP-N-acetylmuramate:L-alanyl-gamma-D-glutamyl-meso-diaminopimelate ligase yields the protein MTRVHLIGICGTAMATLAAMLARKGLAVRGSDQDVYPPMSTFLEQEGIPILTGYTPDHITGDLDMVVVGNAISRGNPELEEVLDRKIRYCSLPEAVREHFLWGARSIVVAGTHGKTTTSALAGWLLIHAGRDPSVLVGGVVGNLAPGGSSYRLGSGREFVIEGDEYDSAFFDKTAKFLKYLPDIAIVGNIEFDHADIYSDLDAVKLAFRRLVNLVPRRGLLVLGADSADAMALKSLARSRVETFGLSESADWYAYDVTPIEGGTSFRVQHHGVGVGTFQVPLVGAYNVRNALAAMAVAADVGVSPETMREGLARFAGVRRRLEVVGAERGVTVFDDFAHHPTAVRETLDAVRAAYPSSRIWAVFEPRSASSCRRVFQHEFAQSFGSADETVIAGVYRSSLPPEERLSTDALIADLQSSGQHARYIPTVDGIVTTISNESRPGDLVVVMSNGGFGGIHAKLLSALK from the coding sequence GTGACACGAGTGCATCTGATTGGGATCTGCGGCACCGCGATGGCCACGCTCGCCGCGATGCTGGCGCGCAAGGGATTGGCTGTGCGGGGATCCGACCAGGACGTCTACCCGCCGATGAGCACGTTTTTGGAGCAGGAGGGGATTCCGATCCTGACGGGATACACGCCCGATCACATTACGGGCGATCTCGACATGGTCGTGGTGGGGAACGCCATCTCGCGGGGCAATCCTGAGCTGGAAGAGGTGCTCGATCGCAAGATCAGATATTGCTCGCTGCCGGAGGCCGTGCGCGAGCACTTTCTGTGGGGGGCTCGGTCAATCGTCGTGGCCGGCACTCATGGCAAGACGACGACTTCCGCACTGGCGGGCTGGCTGCTCATCCACGCCGGCCGCGATCCGAGCGTGCTGGTGGGCGGCGTGGTCGGCAACCTGGCGCCGGGCGGGTCGAGTTATCGACTCGGCAGCGGGCGAGAATTCGTCATCGAGGGCGACGAGTACGACAGCGCGTTTTTCGACAAGACGGCGAAGTTCCTCAAGTACCTGCCCGACATCGCCATCGTTGGCAACATCGAGTTTGATCACGCCGATATTTACAGCGATCTCGATGCGGTCAAGCTGGCCTTCCGGCGCCTCGTCAACCTGGTGCCCCGGCGGGGACTGCTGGTGCTCGGCGCCGATAGCGCGGACGCGATGGCGCTGAAGAGTCTGGCCCGGTCGCGTGTCGAGACGTTCGGGCTCAGCGAGTCGGCAGACTGGTATGCGTACGACGTGACGCCCATCGAAGGCGGGACCAGTTTCCGCGTGCAGCATCACGGCGTGGGCGTGGGTACGTTCCAGGTGCCGTTGGTGGGCGCCTACAACGTGAGAAACGCCCTCGCCGCCATGGCGGTGGCCGCCGATGTGGGCGTGAGCCCGGAGACCATGCGCGAGGGGCTTGCGAGATTCGCGGGCGTGCGTCGACGCCTCGAAGTAGTGGGAGCCGAGCGAGGGGTGACGGTGTTCGACGATTTCGCGCATCACCCGACGGCGGTGCGCGAAACCCTGGACGCCGTGCGCGCGGCCTATCCTTCGAGCCGGATTTGGGCGGTGTTCGAGCCGCGATCGGCCTCCTCGTGTCGAAGAGTCTTTCAACACGAATTTGCCCAGTCGTTCGGATCGGCCGACGAGACGGTGATTGCCGGCGTGTATCGGTCGAGTCTGCCACCTGAAGAACGATTGTCGACCGACGCGCTCATCGCCGATCTCCAGTCGTCCGGACAACACGCGCGCTACATTCCGACCGTCGACGGAATTGTCACGACCATTTCGAACGAGTCCCGCCCCGGCGATCTCGTGGTCGTCATGTCGAACGGGGGCTTCGGCGGCATCCACGCCAAGCTGCTCAGCGCGCTGAAATGA
- a CDS encoding LD-carboxypeptidase, translating into MTMVKPPALKQGDRVAVLAPASPFSREEFEAGLAELTTIGFEAVYDDRVFERDGYVAGSAETRARAFIDAWTDPSVRAVLTARGGYGSAQILPFLSRNTLQATPKLLVGYSDITALLSFVTTRCGIVTVHGPTLTGRFARGGEGYDRSSFLRAVCEAEPLGELRSPALETMRTGEAEGMLVGGNLTQLAATLGTPFAFDPPDGCVLFLEDVNERPYRVDRLLTQLRQAGVLSRATALVFGEMPGCDEPDGSLSANDAIARCVRDFPGPVVVGLASGHTPHPAITLPLGVRARVLGGARPALVITEAAVSPRSAS; encoded by the coding sequence ATGACGATGGTGAAGCCGCCGGCCCTCAAGCAAGGTGACCGGGTTGCCGTCCTGGCTCCTGCCAGTCCATTTTCGCGCGAGGAGTTCGAGGCAGGACTCGCCGAATTGACGACAATCGGCTTCGAGGCCGTGTATGACGATCGGGTATTCGAACGCGACGGGTATGTGGCCGGCAGCGCCGAGACGCGCGCTCGTGCCTTCATCGATGCCTGGACCGACCCGAGCGTGCGAGCCGTGCTGACCGCGCGCGGGGGATATGGCAGCGCCCAGATTCTGCCGTTCCTGTCGCGCAACACGTTGCAAGCCACGCCCAAGTTGCTCGTTGGCTACAGCGACATCACGGCCCTGCTCAGTTTCGTCACGACGCGCTGCGGAATCGTGACGGTACATGGACCGACCCTCACAGGGCGATTCGCGCGAGGGGGGGAAGGTTACGATCGGTCGTCGTTTCTGCGTGCGGTGTGCGAGGCTGAGCCGCTTGGCGAACTCAGATCGCCTGCGCTTGAAACGATGCGAACGGGAGAAGCCGAAGGGATGCTGGTCGGAGGCAATCTTACGCAGTTGGCGGCCACGCTCGGCACGCCCTTCGCCTTCGATCCGCCCGACGGATGCGTGCTGTTTCTCGAAGACGTCAACGAACGTCCCTACCGCGTCGATCGTCTGTTGACCCAACTGCGCCAGGCAGGCGTGCTGTCCCGGGCGACCGCCCTGGTCTTTGGCGAGATGCCTGGCTGCGACGAGCCCGATGGCTCGTTGTCGGCGAACGACGCGATTGCCAGGTGTGTGCGCGACTTTCCCGGTCCGGTGGTCGTCGGGCTGGCGTCCGGCCACACGCCGCATCCGGCCATTACGCTCCCGCTGGGTGTGCGGGCCCGGGTGCTGGGCGGGGCGCGGCCGGCGCTGGTGATTACTGAGGCTGCGGTGTCGCCGCGATCGGCCTCCTGA
- the nagZ gene encoding beta-N-acetylhexosaminidase, with protein MSPSGLRRQIGQLAFLGFKGTIIPAELRALAREFDIGGVVLFARNVEGPEQVAELAFDAARLVPDLPLWVAVDQEGGRVARMRRPFTEWPPMATLGRSGRADLAGRFGHALAREMRAVGISLDFAPVVDVLTQEKNSAIGDRALSSNPETVATLGAAIIDALQSEGVAACAKHFPGHGDTSVDSHHELPLVEHSPDRFDQVDFVPFRAAISAGVAAIMVAHLLVPAFDEDVPASLSRRVVTTELRTRLDFENLILTDDLGMNACSARFPPPVAAVKAVAAGHDGVLLCDPDPDQQAAALEALVHALEDGTLPYAQVESSVARHARLKATFVRRGDEARRPSATWREIVGCEAHQGVAAEMRAFA; from the coding sequence ATGTCGCCTTCAGGGCTCCGCCGCCAGATCGGCCAACTCGCATTTCTCGGTTTCAAGGGCACGATCATCCCTGCCGAGTTGCGGGCCCTTGCTCGCGAGTTCGACATCGGCGGCGTCGTCTTGTTCGCGAGAAACGTCGAGGGGCCAGAGCAGGTAGCCGAGCTCGCGTTTGACGCGGCGCGCCTGGTGCCGGACCTGCCTCTTTGGGTGGCGGTCGACCAGGAGGGCGGTCGCGTCGCCCGGATGCGGCGGCCGTTCACCGAATGGCCGCCGATGGCCACACTTGGACGGTCGGGCAGGGCCGACCTCGCCGGACGATTCGGCCACGCGCTCGCGCGTGAGATGCGCGCCGTCGGCATCTCGCTCGATTTCGCCCCGGTCGTCGACGTGCTCACCCAGGAGAAGAACTCCGCCATCGGGGATCGGGCGTTGTCGAGCAATCCCGAGACGGTCGCAACGCTTGGCGCGGCCATCATTGACGCGCTGCAATCGGAAGGCGTGGCTGCCTGCGCCAAACACTTTCCCGGTCACGGTGACACGTCGGTCGATTCTCACCACGAGTTGCCGCTCGTCGAACATTCACCGGATCGGTTTGATCAGGTCGACTTCGTGCCGTTCCGCGCGGCCATCAGTGCCGGTGTCGCCGCCATCATGGTGGCGCACCTGCTCGTTCCCGCGTTTGACGAGGACGTCCCCGCGAGCCTGTCGAGGCGCGTGGTGACCACGGAGCTTCGAACCCGACTTGACTTCGAGAACCTGATTCTCACCGACGACCTCGGGATGAACGCCTGCTCAGCGCGATTTCCGCCCCCTGTTGCTGCGGTCAAGGCTGTGGCCGCCGGCCACGACGGGGTCCTGCTGTGCGATCCCGATCCGGATCAGCAGGCCGCCGCGCTCGAGGCCCTGGTCCACGCACTTGAAGACGGGACGCTCCCATATGCGCAGGTGGAATCCTCTGTGGCGAGGCATGCGCGGCTGAAGGCGACGTTCGTGCGACGCGGAGACGAGGCGCGGAGGCCAAGTGCGACCTGGCGCGAGATCGTCGGATGCGAGGCTCACCAGGGCGTCGCGGCAGAGATGAGAGCATTCGCATGA
- a CDS encoding GHMP kinase has protein sequence MESHYNGRVRITSSAPTRIDLAGGTIDIWPLYLFHPGAVTLNAAISLRAHAIVEARTDGRVAIHSTDTGRVTEVSHWSELGKPGELDLLGRLLHFFQAENLTLTTTAKSPAGAGIAGSSALNVAVCGLMARWTGVTYDPEVLLDIAQNIEAQAIQCPTGAQDYRPAMYGGIAAVELGVEGVRRVGLSVDPVELERRIVLAYTGVPRNSGTNNWEMTKRHLDGDRQVIDCFDRIRDTAVQMRVALERENWPEVGRQIAQEWENRKRLAPGVTTRQIDDLMAAAGRAGAVAAKVCGAGGGGCLFCFSEPDATDRVRAALAAGGARILDYRIETEGLLIQ, from the coding sequence ATGGAATCCCATTATAATGGCCGCGTGCGTATCACTTCTTCTGCTCCCACAAGAATCGACCTGGCCGGCGGCACAATCGACATCTGGCCGCTGTATCTGTTCCATCCCGGCGCCGTGACACTGAATGCCGCGATCAGTCTCCGGGCGCACGCGATCGTTGAGGCGAGAACCGACGGCCGCGTCGCGATCCATTCGACTGACACCGGCCGCGTGACGGAGGTGTCGCACTGGTCGGAACTCGGCAAGCCCGGTGAACTCGACCTGCTGGGCCGACTGCTCCACTTCTTCCAGGCTGAGAACCTGACGCTGACCACGACCGCCAAGTCGCCGGCCGGCGCCGGCATCGCCGGCTCCTCGGCGCTGAATGTGGCCGTCTGCGGCCTGATGGCCCGGTGGACGGGCGTGACGTACGATCCCGAGGTGCTGCTCGACATCGCGCAGAACATCGAGGCCCAGGCCATCCAGTGCCCGACTGGTGCCCAGGACTACCGGCCGGCGATGTATGGCGGCATCGCGGCGGTCGAACTCGGCGTCGAAGGCGTGCGCCGGGTCGGGCTGAGCGTGGATCCGGTCGAACTCGAACGCCGCATCGTGCTCGCGTACACCGGCGTGCCGCGCAACTCAGGCACCAACAACTGGGAAATGACGAAGCGGCATCTGGACGGCGACCGCCAGGTCATCGACTGTTTCGATCGCATCCGCGACACCGCCGTGCAGATGCGGGTGGCGCTCGAGCGAGAGAACTGGCCCGAGGTCGGCCGCCAGATCGCGCAGGAATGGGAAAACCGCAAGCGCCTCGCGCCCGGGGTGACCACGCGTCAGATTGACGACCTGATGGCCGCGGCGGGCCGCGCCGGCGCGGTCGCAGCCAAGGTCTGCGGAGCCGGCGGAGGCGGATGCCTGTTCTGCTTCTCGGAGCCAGACGCCACCGACCGCGTACGGGCCGCATTGGCGGCCGGCGGCGCGCGGATCCTGGATTACCGCATCGAAACTGAGGGGCTGCTGATTCAGTAG
- a CDS encoding helix-turn-helix domain-containing protein: MPEESPVDFGTMFRQARERRGVSLQQVAAVTKISARVLGALERNDVSKLPGGIFSRAFVRSYAREIGLDPEMAIQRFTTEFPDESGKEQLPSAKEAEDIEAFESGRRVATTVLQLLLLSIVVIAAVVFALNSRGCRKPAATTPAASAPAASAPASVTPLPATQPPPRAEEPVAAPKETTAVVPAPTPPAPASGPGSTSQATAPIRLTIAAQAECWLMVKVDKAVVFERVLRAGERLFYQAYASVTLSAGNAGGLSLTINGKPARPLGTPGQVVTATITPDTLASFLQ, from the coding sequence ATGCCAGAGGAATCTCCGGTCGACTTCGGCACGATGTTCCGGCAGGCGCGGGAGCGACGAGGCGTGTCGCTTCAGCAGGTCGCCGCCGTGACGAAGATCTCGGCTCGCGTCCTCGGTGCGCTCGAGCGCAACGATGTGTCAAAGCTGCCGGGAGGGATCTTCTCGCGGGCATTCGTACGGTCGTACGCGCGCGAAATCGGGCTCGATCCTGAGATGGCCATCCAACGATTCACCACGGAATTCCCGGACGAATCAGGCAAAGAGCAGCTGCCCTCCGCGAAAGAAGCCGAGGACATCGAGGCGTTTGAGAGCGGCCGCCGCGTGGCGACCACCGTGCTCCAGTTGCTCCTGCTCAGCATCGTCGTGATCGCCGCGGTGGTGTTCGCGTTGAATTCGCGCGGCTGCCGCAAGCCTGCCGCGACGACGCCGGCGGCCTCGGCACCCGCCGCATCCGCGCCGGCGTCCGTCACGCCATTGCCTGCGACACAGCCGCCACCACGTGCCGAGGAGCCTGTCGCAGCGCCCAAGGAGACGACGGCCGTTGTGCCGGCTCCGACGCCGCCAGCACCGGCTAGCGGTCCCGGCTCCACGTCGCAGGCGACCGCGCCCATTCGGCTCACTATCGCCGCGCAGGCCGAGTGCTGGTTGATGGTGAAGGTCGACAAAGCCGTCGTCTTCGAACGGGTCCTGCGCGCCGGCGAGCGTCTCTTCTACCAGGCCTACGCCAGCGTGACGCTCAGCGCCGGAAATGCGGGGGGCCTGTCGCTGACCATCAACGGCAAGCCGGCCCGTCCGCTCGGGACACCCGGCCAGGTCGTCACCGCCACGATCACGCCCGACACGCTCGCCAGCTTCCTCCAATAG
- a CDS encoding tetratricopeptide repeat protein, protein MDRDDTLRRAEKLLRQGRLEAAITEYASVVEAYPKDWATANLLGDLFIRAGRTDRAVAQYARIAEQLAADGFLSKSAALYKKVVKISPDDEQALLRMAELASQQGLLADARHVLDTLFQRRVKAGDRDGAARIATRLAVLDPNNPVSRLDAARMLAEIGDAPGAADHLRLAGDTLAEQGREADALRAWRESMRLNPANTLAQERVTSGLVRQGDLDGALASAQSVAERRVVAQAMLKAGRDEAGLKVLGQVLDAEPDHVDTRLQLARMLMSRQQYPRVRDLLKPGLQSGDTRVDLALAEVDLRSGMTPAAVTILRHLLEKDPGSVDHVAALGASLTGEQPDAAFVAIECALNHLMGRGEVDWALTIVERFVAAAPRHVPALERFAQLCRDGRYEDTLYQIESELTEAYLAHRRFADALPLAERLAALRPDVDRHAEQAREARAGVGESTPRTPGESDGDPSTTESIDLAGFAASLGLPVHRDAETEAGDEVAMPPVVADAEREAAAADEVVEIELADALNALAGPDASGTVAEGLERQAGPSREEPDSAGDLDDLFRRMREESGRGQAEADAMRAYDEAGVHYNEGRFDQAVVCLRRAGRDPSLRFRATVMLARIATDRGQLDEAIIWFERASESPAPSVQAERSLLYELGVALERAGEPARAQAVFLELSAMEPGYRDVEARLDALAERRADWLPGS, encoded by the coding sequence ATGGACCGCGACGATACGCTTCGAAGGGCTGAGAAACTGCTGCGTCAGGGGCGACTCGAGGCGGCTATCACGGAGTACGCCTCGGTCGTTGAGGCGTATCCAAAGGACTGGGCCACAGCCAACCTGCTGGGCGATCTGTTCATCAGGGCTGGCCGAACCGACCGTGCGGTCGCGCAATACGCCCGTATCGCCGAGCAACTGGCGGCCGATGGATTCCTGTCGAAATCAGCCGCGCTCTACAAGAAGGTCGTCAAGATCTCGCCCGATGACGAGCAGGCGCTCTTGCGCATGGCCGAACTGGCCTCGCAGCAGGGTCTGCTGGCCGATGCACGCCACGTGCTCGACACGCTGTTCCAGCGGCGCGTGAAGGCGGGCGATCGTGACGGCGCCGCCAGGATCGCCACACGACTGGCGGTCCTTGATCCCAATAATCCGGTTAGCCGGCTGGATGCGGCACGGATGCTCGCCGAGATTGGCGACGCGCCCGGGGCGGCCGACCACCTGCGTCTGGCCGGCGATACGCTCGCCGAGCAGGGACGTGAGGCTGATGCGCTTCGAGCCTGGCGCGAGTCCATGCGCTTGAATCCGGCCAATACACTCGCGCAGGAGCGGGTGACCAGCGGCCTGGTCCGCCAGGGCGACCTGGACGGAGCGCTGGCGTCGGCGCAGTCGGTGGCCGAACGACGGGTCGTCGCGCAGGCGATGCTCAAGGCGGGACGAGACGAGGCGGGCCTGAAGGTGCTCGGCCAGGTGCTCGATGCCGAGCCAGACCACGTGGACACCAGGCTCCAGCTGGCCAGGATGCTGATGTCCCGCCAGCAGTACCCAAGGGTGCGCGATCTGCTGAAGCCCGGTCTCCAGTCTGGCGATACCCGCGTTGATCTGGCATTGGCTGAAGTGGACCTGCGCTCGGGGATGACGCCTGCTGCCGTCACCATTCTCAGGCATCTGCTGGAGAAAGACCCGGGAAGCGTTGACCACGTGGCGGCACTTGGCGCGTCGTTGACCGGTGAGCAGCCCGATGCCGCCTTTGTCGCGATCGAATGCGCGCTGAATCACCTGATGGGACGCGGCGAGGTCGACTGGGCGCTGACAATCGTCGAGCGGTTCGTGGCCGCCGCACCACGTCATGTGCCTGCGTTGGAGCGATTCGCGCAGTTGTGCCGGGACGGTCGTTATGAGGATACCCTCTACCAGATCGAATCGGAGCTGACGGAAGCGTATCTGGCTCATCGTCGATTCGCGGACGCGCTCCCGCTCGCCGAGCGGCTGGCCGCGCTCCGTCCGGATGTCGACCGCCACGCCGAGCAGGCACGCGAGGCTCGGGCCGGGGTGGGCGAGTCGACCCCGCGGACTCCTGGTGAATCCGACGGGGATCCATCGACGACCGAGTCGATTGACCTTGCCGGCTTTGCCGCCTCGCTCGGCCTGCCCGTCCACCGCGATGCGGAGACCGAGGCGGGCGATGAGGTGGCCATGCCACCCGTCGTGGCAGACGCTGAACGCGAAGCAGCGGCTGCTGACGAGGTTGTCGAGATCGAGTTGGCCGATGCGCTGAACGCGCTGGCTGGCCCGGACGCGAGTGGGACGGTCGCTGAGGGACTGGAGCGTCAAGCTGGGCCGTCTCGCGAGGAGCCCGACTCGGCCGGCGACCTCGACGATCTGTTTCGCCGGATGCGCGAGGAGTCGGGCCGTGGCCAGGCGGAAGCCGACGCGATGCGCGCGTACGACGAAGCCGGCGTACACTATAACGAGGGACGGTTCGACCAGGCCGTCGTGTGCCTACGTCGCGCCGGCCGGGATCCGAGCCTGCGGTTCAGGGCGACCGTGATGCTGGCCCGGATCGCGACCGACCGCGGCCAGCTCGATGAGGCGATCATCTGGTTCGAGCGCGCCTCGGAGTCGCCAGCGCCGTCGGTCCAGGCGGAGCGGTCGCTCCTTTACGAACTGGGCGTCGCGCTGGAACGGGCGGGAGAGCCCGCGCGGGCGCAGGCGGTGTTTCTCGAGTTGAGCGCGATGGAACCTGGATATCGGGACGTGGAGGCACGGCTCGACGCGCTGGCCGAACGGCGGGCCGACTGGTTGCCAGGCTCGTAA
- a CDS encoding ribonuclease HII, with protein sequence MRRTRARRTLENALRRVGFVHVAGVDEVGRGCLAGPVVAAAVLLDPARHIPDLADSKLVPPAERERLAVRIKRDAIGWALGEVAPADIDRLNIHRASLEAMRRAVAGLVPQPDVVLVDGFRVPGLEMAQRGIIHGDRLVASIAAASIVAKVYRDGLMSDLHAADPRYGYDRHKGYATPAHLAAVARYGYSSIHRRSFRPRSLFDTIDPATVDKPN encoded by the coding sequence ATGCGGCGGACTCGGGCCAGACGGACTCTCGAGAACGCGCTGCGGCGAGTTGGCTTCGTGCACGTGGCCGGAGTCGATGAAGTCGGGCGCGGGTGTCTGGCTGGTCCGGTCGTCGCGGCCGCGGTCCTGCTCGACCCCGCCCGACATATTCCCGATCTGGCCGATTCGAAGCTGGTACCCCCTGCCGAGCGCGAGCGGCTGGCCGTCCGCATCAAACGGGACGCCATCGGCTGGGCGCTTGGCGAAGTGGCGCCGGCCGACATCGATCGCCTGAACATCCATCGCGCCTCGCTCGAAGCGATGAGGCGTGCCGTTGCCGGGCTCGTGCCGCAACCCGACGTCGTGCTGGTCGACGGATTCCGCGTGCCAGGTCTGGAAATGGCGCAACGCGGGATCATTCACGGCGACCGGCTGGTGGCGTCCATCGCGGCGGCCTCGATCGTCGCCAAGGTCTATCGCGATGGCCTCATGAGCGACCTGCACGCCGCGGATCCGCGGTACGGATACGATCGGCACAAGGGATACGCGACACCGGCCCACCTGGCGGCTGTCGCACGCTACGGGTATTCATCCATCCATCGGCGCTCGTTCCGGCCGCGCAGCCTCTTTGATACGATTGATCCGGCCACCGTGGATAAACCCAACTAG
- the rplS gene encoding 50S ribosomal protein L19, producing the protein MGAIETVEQGQLVERPKLRTGDTVRVHVKVREGDKERIQIFEGLVIGQHRGGTRATFTVRKVSFSQGVERIFPVHSPIIDRVEVIRSAKVRRAKLYFLRELKGKAARMKETKRSV; encoded by the coding sequence ATGGGCGCGATTGAAACGGTGGAACAGGGGCAACTGGTGGAGCGGCCGAAACTGCGGACCGGCGATACGGTGCGCGTGCACGTCAAGGTGCGTGAGGGCGACAAGGAACGTATCCAGATCTTCGAAGGTCTCGTGATCGGGCAGCACCGCGGCGGCACGCGTGCGACCTTCACCGTGCGCAAGGTCTCGTTTAGCCAGGGGGTTGAGCGAATCTTCCCGGTCCACTCGCCGATCATCGACCGCGTGGAGGTCATCCGCTCGGCGAAGGTACGGCGGGCGAAGCTGTACTTCCTGCGCGAGTTGAAGGGCAAGGCCGCCCGCATGAAAGAGACGAAGCGGTCAGTCTGA
- the trmD gene encoding tRNA (guanosine(37)-N1)-methyltransferase TrmD yields MRFDLVTIFPRLCDGPLGEGIIRRAIERGIVDVRVHDLRDHTTDRHRSVDDVPYGGGPGMVFKPEPLFAAVDAIRAQGGEPDAVILTSPQGKTFTQAEAARLAGMRHVVLLCGRYEGVDDRVRTGLATEELSIGDYVLSGGELPALVIVDAVVRLLPGAVGDEESVEADSFTRGLLDFPVFTRPAGFRGMAVPDVLMSGHHAEIKRWRKREALRRTLASRPELLADAKLDSEEREMLRALMEERGAEYGRD; encoded by the coding sequence GTGAGATTCGACCTCGTCACGATTTTCCCGCGCTTGTGCGACGGGCCGCTCGGCGAGGGGATCATCCGCCGCGCGATTGAACGCGGCATCGTGGATGTGCGGGTGCACGACCTGCGCGACCACACGACCGATCGACACCGGAGCGTGGATGATGTGCCGTATGGCGGCGGTCCGGGCATGGTATTCAAGCCCGAGCCGCTGTTTGCCGCCGTCGACGCCATCCGGGCGCAGGGCGGCGAGCCTGACGCGGTCATCTTGACCTCGCCTCAGGGAAAGACCTTCACCCAGGCCGAGGCCGCGAGGCTGGCCGGGATGCGCCACGTGGTGCTGCTGTGCGGACGGTACGAAGGCGTTGACGATCGCGTCCGCACGGGCCTGGCGACCGAGGAGTTGTCGATTGGCGACTACGTGCTCTCGGGTGGCGAGTTGCCTGCGCTGGTGATCGTCGATGCGGTGGTGCGACTGCTGCCGGGTGCGGTGGGCGACGAGGAGTCGGTCGAAGCGGATTCGTTTACGCGGGGGTTGTTGGATTTCCCCGTGTTTACGCGGCCGGCGGGGTTTCGAGGGATGGCGGTGCCTGACGTGCTGATGTCAGGACATCATGCCGAGATCAAGCGTTGGCGCAAGCGTGAGGCGCTGCGGCGGACGCTGGCGTCACGGCCGGAGTTGCTGGCGGACGCCAAGTTGGACAGCGAAGAGCGCGAGATGCTGCGCGCGTTGATGGAAGAGAGAGGAGCCGAGTATGGGCGCGATTGA
- the rimM gene encoding ribosome maturation factor RimM (Essential for efficient processing of 16S rRNA), whose protein sequence is MASAEWDNLVVVARVGRPHGLRGEVVLHAETDFPDERFRPGGHVLVQDAGVVRTLTVRSARFYKGRPIVGFDGINSIEAAEPFAGRELRIGPSDLVALPPGCFYHHDLVGCRVETVEGDEVGTVTRVDGAGGASRLTVEGPAGEQLVPLVDEICRQIDPGARRIVIAAPDGLLGLNQVRGHRRVWRGGRR, encoded by the coding sequence ATGGCCAGCGCCGAATGGGACAACCTGGTCGTTGTGGCCCGTGTGGGACGCCCCCACGGTCTGCGTGGCGAGGTGGTCCTGCATGCTGAAACCGATTTCCCGGACGAGCGGTTTCGGCCAGGCGGGCACGTGCTGGTGCAGGACGCGGGCGTTGTGCGCACCTTGACGGTTCGCTCGGCGAGGTTTTACAAGGGGCGTCCGATTGTCGGGTTCGACGGGATCAATTCGATCGAGGCGGCCGAACCATTCGCCGGACGCGAATTGCGTATCGGGCCCAGTGACCTCGTGGCACTTCCGCCAGGGTGTTTCTACCACCACGACCTCGTGGGGTGCCGCGTCGAGACGGTCGAGGGAGACGAGGTCGGCACGGTGACCCGGGTCGATGGTGCGGGCGGCGCGAGCCGGTTGACCGTCGAAGGACCGGCGGGTGAGCAACTGGTACCGCTGGTGGATGAGATTTGCCGGCAGATCGATCCTGGTGCGAGACGGATTGTGATTGCCGCGCCTGACGGGCTGCTGGGCCTTAACCAGGTTCGCGGCCACCGGCGGGTGTGGCGTGGCGGGCGACGGTGA